A single genomic interval of Eurosta solidaginis isolate ZX-2024a chromosome 3, ASM4086904v1, whole genome shotgun sequence harbors:
- the Vps20 gene encoding charged multivesicular body protein 6-A, with protein sequence MGSLFSKRKKQSRVTEHDKAVLRLKQQRDKLKQYQKRIEFQLEKDRELVKKCLQTGRRDRAKLLLRKKKFQETQLSNADKQLENLEKMTADLEFAQVELQVIEGLKQGNLALKKVHDLMDINEIEKIMDETREGVEKQQEIDAILTGALSTQDEEDVLAELDALAAENDVSQLPEVPTEDLPERNVAEEDLTVENDDEPVKKKKVAEQNKKVLVEA encoded by the exons ATGGGATCACTATTTTCCAAACGTAAAAAGCAAAGTAGAGTCACGGAGCACGATAAGGCCGTACTG AGACTGAAGCAACAGCGAGATAAATTGAAGCAATACCAAAAAAGAATAGAATTTCAACTGGAAAAAGATAgggaattagttaaaaaatgcctACAAACAGGACGAAGAGA TCGCGCCAAACTCTTGCTACGAAAGAAAAAATTCCAAGAAACACAACTCAGCAATGCCGATAAACAGttggaaaatttagaaaaaatgacTGCTGATTTAGAATTCGCGCAAGTGGAACTGCAAGTAATTGAAGGTCTGAAACAAGGCAATCTAGCGCTTAAGAAGGTACACGATCTTATGGACATTAATGAAATAGAAAAGATTATGGACGAAACAAGAGAAGGTGTAGAGAAGCAACAAGAAATTGATGCTATACTAACGGGAGCGCTCAGTACGCAAGATGAAGAGGACGTGCTGGCAGAATTGGATGCACTTGCTGCTGAGAATGATGTTAGCCAGTTACCTGAGGTGCCGACAGAAGATTTGCCAGAAAGAAATGTAGCAGAGGAGGATTTGACAGTCGAAAACGATGATGAGCCAGTCAAGAAGAAAAAAGTTGCAGAACAGAACAAGAAAGTGCTCGTTGAAGCGTAA